One genomic window of Micrococcus flavus includes the following:
- a CDS encoding S1C family serine protease yields the protein MTVLISVLGVLGAVVLAAGLALLVAGRMGDVAARQGTEAAAPRASSEEVRALAAGLEGAHDGVAVDWDGAVGSGPDLAAGARVDDAPGVLLVETTLGTMMGTGTGIVLSEDGLAITNYHVVEDSSDVFVTVADTGRRYTATVLGRDAEHDIAVLDVEDAADLTTTSVSRQLPARGDQVAAVGNGSGQGHLTAVGGEVLRTDQSIMAATEGTDDFARLTGLIQTDADVVPGYSGGPLVDAEGQVVGVTVAASEGTTAEEVDGFAIPLDVAFDVVAQVLSGEETDTVSIGADGSLGIMVSGSGDGVEVLRVDPGSAGEEIGLAPGDVITAVDGTEVGGNASRMSRLVNDHNAGERIAVAWRTPDGTEREAEAVLQEARYN from the coding sequence GTGACGGTCCTGATCAGCGTCCTCGGTGTGCTCGGCGCGGTGGTGCTGGCCGCGGGGCTGGCGCTGCTGGTCGCCGGGCGCATGGGGGATGTGGCCGCACGGCAGGGGACGGAGGCGGCGGCCCCCCGCGCGTCGAGCGAGGAGGTGCGGGCGCTCGCGGCCGGCCTCGAGGGTGCCCACGACGGCGTGGCCGTGGACTGGGACGGCGCGGTGGGGTCAGGCCCGGATCTCGCCGCCGGCGCCCGGGTGGACGACGCTCCGGGCGTGCTCCTCGTGGAGACCACGCTGGGCACCATGATGGGCACCGGGACCGGGATCGTGCTGTCCGAGGACGGGCTCGCGATCACCAACTACCACGTGGTGGAGGACTCCTCGGACGTCTTCGTCACCGTGGCGGACACGGGGCGGCGGTACACGGCCACGGTCCTGGGCAGGGACGCCGAGCACGACATCGCCGTCCTGGACGTGGAGGACGCCGCGGACCTGACCACCACGAGCGTGTCCCGGCAGCTCCCCGCCCGCGGAGACCAGGTGGCCGCCGTCGGGAACGGCTCCGGGCAGGGCCACCTGACGGCCGTGGGCGGCGAGGTGCTGCGGACCGACCAGTCGATCATGGCGGCCACCGAGGGGACGGACGACTTCGCCCGCCTCACCGGGCTCATCCAGACGGACGCGGACGTGGTCCCCGGCTACTCCGGCGGGCCGCTCGTGGACGCCGAGGGCCAGGTGGTGGGCGTGACCGTCGCCGCGAGCGAGGGGACCACCGCGGAGGAGGTGGACGGCTTCGCCATCCCCCTGGACGTGGCCTTCGACGTGGTGGCCCAGGTCCTCTCGGGGGAGGAGACGGACACCGTGAGCATCGGGGCGGACGGCTCGCTGGGGATCATGGTCTCCGGCTCGGGAGACGGCGTGGAGGTCCTCCGGGTGGACCCGGGCTCGGCCGGCGAGGAGATCGGCCTCGCGCCGGGCGACGTGATCACCGCCGTGGACGGCACGGAGGTGGGGGGCAATGCCTCGCGGATGTCCCGGCTGGTCAACGACCACAACGCGGGGGAGCGGATCGCCGTCGCGTGGCGGACCCCCGACGGGACCGAGCGTGAGGCCGAGGCGGTCCTCCAGGAGGCGCGCTACAACTGA
- the zupT gene encoding zinc transporter ZupT, with protein sequence MDPFWTALSLTALAGASTALGGALGAVGRPISGRGLAVALGLAAGVMVTVSLAEMMPAAGEGLAAGVGSAGGLAAVAALLAGAGAYLLLEHLVPEPTPPVPGDVVGPAAPDGTGVAARRMARLGAVTAVAIAAHNLPEGFVTFAGALEDPSVGLALAVAMAVHNVPEGIAVAVPVRTATGSRRRAFTWAAVAGIAEPAGALVGYLVLAPFLTPAVLGAVYALVSGVMVALSLHALLPEAQRAGGRTPALLGALSGIAVMLVSLDLLA encoded by the coding sequence GTGGACCCGTTCTGGACGGCCCTGTCACTGACCGCCCTCGCCGGGGCCTCGACCGCCCTCGGCGGGGCCCTCGGTGCCGTCGGACGGCCGATCTCCGGCCGCGGGCTGGCCGTGGCCCTCGGGCTCGCCGCCGGAGTGATGGTGACGGTCTCCCTGGCGGAGATGATGCCCGCCGCGGGTGAGGGGCTGGCCGCCGGGGTGGGCTCGGCCGGGGGCCTCGCGGCGGTCGCCGCGCTCCTGGCCGGAGCCGGGGCGTACCTGCTGCTGGAACACCTGGTGCCGGAGCCCACGCCCCCGGTCCCGGGCGACGTCGTCGGGCCGGCCGCCCCGGACGGCACGGGCGTGGCCGCCCGACGCATGGCCCGCCTCGGTGCCGTGACCGCCGTCGCGATCGCGGCCCACAATCTGCCGGAGGGGTTCGTGACCTTCGCCGGGGCGCTGGAGGACCCCTCGGTGGGGCTCGCCCTGGCCGTCGCGATGGCGGTGCACAACGTCCCGGAGGGGATCGCCGTCGCCGTCCCCGTGCGCACGGCGACGGGCTCGCGGCGCCGGGCCTTCACGTGGGCGGCCGTGGCCGGCATCGCCGAGCCGGCGGGCGCCCTGGTCGGCTACCTGGTGCTGGCCCCGTTCCTGACACCCGCGGTGCTCGGTGCGGTGTACGCCCTGGTGTCCGGCGTCATGGTGGCGCTGAGCCTGCACGCCCTGCTCCCCGAGGCCCAGCGCGCCGGCGGACGCACCCCCGCGCTGCTGGGCGCGCTGTCGGGGATCGCCGTCATGCTGGTCTCCCTCGACCTGCTCGCCTAA
- a CDS encoding phytoene desaturase family protein: MPRRPSPPTRLTGLADRLGLPLGADRAAPGEGFALPRGAEPGRAVVVGSGPNGLTAAALLAREGWEVDVYERHCAPGGASASGPVLGEGTVVDLGAAAHPFGVASPVFRELDLTGHGLRWLHPELPMGHPLPGGPAALLHRDLDRTAEGLGRDARAWRAVHGALVRQPEKLVEDVLGPMLRPWPHPVAMAQLGLRAPWPAAWTARAAFRTEQARALYTGSAVHAILPPGRPLTSAFGALFGALGMTTGWPVAEGGSGAIVAALVAVLEDHGGRLHLDHDVRDLRELPAADAVLLDMTPRQVAALAGTDLPAGYARALRRWRYGAAVSKVDFLLDGPIPWTDAALTGAGTVHLGGTSAQIQHAEAEAAAGRMPEQPFVMLCQQQAADSSRATGAAAGRTVVWSYAHVPHGWAGDVRPLIEEQVERFAPGFRDRIVHAEASRPADLEAWDSNLVGGDIAGGSMGGLQLLLRPAPTPVPHRAGRPGLYLASASTPPGAGVHGMAGAWAVRTLLADRVVR, encoded by the coding sequence ATGCCCCGCAGACCGTCCCCGCCCACCCGCCTGACCGGTCTCGCCGACCGCCTCGGCCTCCCCCTCGGCGCGGACCGCGCCGCCCCCGGCGAGGGGTTCGCCCTGCCGCGCGGGGCTGAGCCCGGACGCGCCGTCGTCGTGGGCTCGGGCCCCAACGGCCTGACCGCCGCCGCCCTGCTGGCCCGGGAGGGCTGGGAGGTGGACGTGTACGAACGGCACTGCGCGCCGGGCGGGGCGAGCGCCTCGGGCCCGGTGCTGGGGGAGGGGACCGTGGTGGACCTCGGTGCCGCCGCGCACCCGTTCGGCGTGGCGAGCCCGGTGTTCCGCGAGCTCGACCTCACCGGCCACGGACTGCGGTGGCTCCATCCGGAGCTGCCCATGGGGCATCCCCTGCCGGGCGGCCCCGCGGCGCTCCTGCACCGGGACCTGGACCGCACGGCCGAGGGCCTCGGCAGGGACGCCCGCGCGTGGCGGGCGGTGCACGGAGCCCTCGTGCGGCAGCCCGAGAAGCTCGTCGAGGACGTGCTCGGTCCCATGCTGCGGCCCTGGCCGCACCCCGTGGCCATGGCGCAGCTGGGCCTGCGCGCCCCGTGGCCGGCGGCGTGGACGGCCCGGGCCGCCTTCCGCACCGAGCAGGCCCGCGCCCTGTACACGGGCTCGGCCGTGCACGCGATCCTGCCCCCCGGCCGGCCCCTGACCAGCGCGTTCGGCGCCCTGTTCGGCGCGTTGGGCATGACCACCGGCTGGCCCGTCGCCGAGGGCGGCTCGGGTGCGATCGTCGCCGCGCTGGTCGCGGTGCTCGAGGACCACGGCGGCCGGCTGCACCTGGACCATGACGTGAGGGATCTGCGTGAGCTGCCCGCCGCGGACGCGGTCCTGCTGGACATGACGCCGCGCCAGGTGGCCGCACTGGCCGGGACGGACCTGCCCGCCGGCTACGCCCGGGCCCTGCGGCGCTGGCGCTACGGCGCGGCCGTGTCCAAGGTGGACTTCCTCCTGGACGGGCCCATCCCCTGGACGGATGCGGCCCTGACGGGCGCCGGCACGGTGCACCTCGGCGGCACGTCGGCGCAGATCCAGCACGCCGAGGCCGAGGCCGCCGCCGGCCGCATGCCCGAGCAGCCGTTCGTCATGCTCTGCCAGCAGCAGGCGGCGGACTCCTCGCGCGCCACGGGCGCGGCCGCGGGCCGCACCGTGGTGTGGTCCTACGCCCACGTCCCGCACGGCTGGGCCGGAGACGTGCGGCCGCTGATCGAGGAGCAGGTCGAGCGGTTCGCCCCCGGCTTCCGGGACCGGATCGTGCACGCCGAGGCCTCCCGGCCCGCCGACCTCGAGGCGTGGGACTCCAACCTGGTGGGCGGGGACATCGCCGGCGGTTCGATGGGCGGGCTGCAGCTGCTCCTGCGCCCTGCCCCGACCCCCGTGCCGCACCGCGCGGGCCGACCGGGCCTCTACCTGGCCTCCGCCTCCACGCCGCCCGGCGCCGGCGTCCACGGCATGGCCGGCGCCTGGGCCGTCCGCACCCTGCTGGCCGACCGCGTCGTCCGGTGA
- a CDS encoding ABC transporter family substrate-binding protein, which translates to MKHTKLSAATALAFGSALVLSACAPAGPASNDGGSSSAANGGSSSAANGGSSAAEGGSASGGAGEVTTGENGQKLTAPVDGPGLADLGDVQTEDGSIAYSVGADEFLSYNGLQENTYTTYNSAVVDRLFSSFWYYGTDGTLLPNEEFGTYEKISDDPLTVKYTIAEDAKWSDGTPVTAADYIVQWAVDNPTVQNPEGEADPETGDKPPLFETISTEFGKRVPEAPEGDPKGKEFTITYEEPYADWEILVSTALPAHVIAKGADMELDALVEAAKAKDVAALKPAAEFWNNGWDFSPGELPEQDMIPSMGPYRIKDGSWQAGNSITLEANPEYWGTPAATKELVIKFAAPETHVQALQNKELDVIEPQATIDTVSQLDGLGDQVNVQKGDEMTWEHLDFNRGEGSVFADSPELREAFALCVPRQQIVDNLIKPINPDAQVLNAREVFPFQDNYQEVVDAAYPKELDQPNPEKAKQLVEQSGVDKPVVRLGYQAGNQRRTETVALIKSECDKAGFDIQDANSQVFFKEVMPAGDYDVALFAWAGSGQKASGANIYQSDGQQNQQSYSNKTVDEAWDKLSTSLDEKEQLEQTKAIEKALWEDFQAIPLYAHPGVLAHQADLANVRATSVQTGALWNVEQWKRVAE; encoded by the coding sequence ATGAAGCACACGAAGCTCTCCGCGGCCACGGCGCTCGCCTTCGGCTCCGCCCTCGTCCTGTCCGCCTGCGCCCCGGCCGGCCCGGCCTCCAACGACGGCGGCTCCTCGTCCGCCGCGAACGGCGGCTCCTCGTCCGCCGCGAACGGCGGCTCCTCCGCCGCTGAGGGCGGCTCCGCCTCGGGCGGCGCCGGCGAGGTGACCACGGGCGAGAACGGCCAGAAGCTCACCGCCCCCGTCGACGGCCCGGGGCTCGCCGACCTGGGCGACGTGCAGACCGAGGACGGCTCCATCGCGTACTCCGTGGGTGCCGACGAGTTCCTCTCCTACAACGGCCTCCAGGAGAACACGTACACCACGTACAACTCCGCCGTGGTGGACCGTCTGTTCTCGAGCTTCTGGTACTACGGCACCGACGGCACCCTGCTGCCCAACGAGGAGTTCGGCACGTACGAGAAGATCTCGGACGATCCGCTCACGGTGAAGTACACGATCGCCGAGGACGCGAAGTGGTCCGACGGCACCCCCGTGACCGCCGCGGACTACATCGTCCAGTGGGCCGTGGACAACCCGACCGTCCAGAACCCCGAGGGCGAGGCGGACCCGGAGACCGGTGACAAGCCGCCGCTGTTCGAGACGATCTCCACCGAGTTCGGCAAGCGCGTGCCCGAGGCCCCGGAGGGCGATCCCAAGGGCAAGGAGTTCACCATCACCTACGAGGAGCCCTACGCCGACTGGGAGATCCTCGTCTCCACCGCCCTGCCGGCCCACGTGATCGCCAAGGGCGCGGACATGGAGCTGGACGCCCTCGTGGAGGCGGCCAAGGCCAAGGATGTGGCGGCCCTGAAGCCGGCCGCCGAGTTCTGGAACAACGGCTGGGACTTCTCCCCGGGCGAGCTTCCCGAGCAGGACATGATCCCGTCCATGGGCCCGTACCGCATCAAGGACGGCAGCTGGCAGGCCGGCAACTCCATCACCCTGGAGGCCAACCCCGAGTACTGGGGCACGCCCGCCGCCACCAAGGAGCTGGTGATCAAGTTCGCCGCCCCGGAGACCCACGTGCAGGCGCTGCAGAACAAGGAGCTCGACGTCATCGAGCCCCAGGCCACCATCGACACCGTGAGCCAGCTGGACGGCCTGGGCGACCAGGTCAACGTCCAGAAGGGCGACGAGATGACCTGGGAGCACCTCGACTTCAACCGCGGCGAGGGCTCCGTGTTCGCGGACAGCCCGGAGCTGCGCGAGGCGTTCGCCCTGTGCGTGCCGCGCCAGCAGATCGTGGACAACCTGATCAAGCCGATCAACCCGGACGCGCAGGTCCTGAACGCCCGTGAGGTGTTCCCGTTCCAGGACAACTACCAGGAGGTCGTGGACGCGGCCTACCCGAAGGAGCTGGACCAGCCGAACCCGGAGAAGGCCAAGCAGCTCGTCGAGCAGTCCGGTGTGGACAAGCCCGTCGTGCGCCTCGGCTACCAGGCCGGCAACCAGCGTCGCACCGAGACCGTCGCGCTCATCAAGTCCGAGTGCGACAAGGCCGGCTTCGACATCCAGGACGCCAACAGCCAGGTGTTCTTCAAGGAGGTCATGCCGGCGGGCGACTACGATGTGGCGCTCTTCGCATGGGCGGGCTCCGGCCAGAAGGCCTCCGGCGCGAACATCTACCAGTCGGACGGCCAGCAGAACCAGCAGTCCTACTCCAACAAGACCGTCGACGAGGCGTGGGACAAGCTCTCCACCTCCCTCGACGAGAAGGAGCAGCTGGAGCAGACCAAGGCCATCGAGAAGGCCCTGTGGGAGGACTTCCAGGCCATCCCGCTGTACGCGCACCCGGGTGTGCTCGCCCACCAGGCGGACCTCGCCAACGTGCGCGCCACCTCCGTGCAGACCGGCGCCCTCTGGAACGTCGAGCAGTGGAAGCGCGTCGCCGAGTGA
- a CDS encoding ABC transporter permease yields the protein MLKFILRRLGSSLLVLFGASILLFFLVVNSGDPLSDLRESQANNRDQLIATRIANMGLDQPWYVRYLDWLKGLGGYLVGQGTLGMNRSGQQVADLLSNAASSTLRLVVLATVLAIIIGVAVGIITAIRQYSGLDYAVTFLIFLFFSLPVFWAAVLLKEYMAIGYNNWIAEPTLNWGLIIGLAVILGLALQAAMGGPLARRAFTFLATAGVIVLGAYLMFALDMWRNPRMGPIVQLVIGLAVAVGATALVTGLRNRSVLKAGLVTVALGMVGYYATYGILYANPNGWIIAGLAVITVLVGVLVGRLLGGFSQGSAVTVSVVTALVMGTAIIAEHMMNYWPALLRVKSRPISTIGSETPNLKADFWVLFLDKGTQLLLPTILLTIISVATYSRYTRSSMLEVSRQDYMRTARAKGLGERQVILKHAFRNSLIPITTIMAFDFAGLIGGAVITERVFGWKGMGELFATGLNQVDPAPVMAFFLVTGTAAVLMNLVADILYAVLDPRIRV from the coding sequence GTGCTGAAATTCATCCTGAGACGCCTGGGCAGCTCCCTGCTCGTCCTCTTCGGCGCGTCGATCCTCCTGTTCTTCCTCGTCGTCAACTCGGGCGACCCCCTCTCCGACCTCCGGGAGTCGCAGGCGAACAACCGCGATCAGCTGATCGCCACCCGCATCGCGAACATGGGGCTCGATCAGCCCTGGTACGTCCGGTACCTCGACTGGCTCAAGGGTCTGGGAGGCTACCTCGTGGGCCAGGGCACCCTGGGCATGAACCGCTCGGGGCAGCAGGTCGCCGACCTCCTGTCCAACGCCGCGAGCTCCACGCTGCGGCTCGTGGTCCTCGCCACCGTCCTGGCCATCATCATCGGCGTCGCCGTGGGCATCATCACCGCGATCCGCCAGTACTCCGGCCTCGACTACGCCGTGACGTTCCTGATCTTCCTGTTCTTCTCCCTGCCCGTCTTCTGGGCCGCCGTGCTGCTCAAGGAGTACATGGCCATCGGGTACAACAACTGGATCGCCGAACCGACCCTCAACTGGGGGCTCATCATCGGACTCGCGGTGATCCTGGGCCTCGCACTGCAGGCCGCCATGGGCGGTCCCCTGGCCCGCCGGGCGTTCACGTTCCTGGCCACCGCGGGCGTGATCGTGCTCGGGGCCTACCTGATGTTCGCGCTCGACATGTGGCGCAACCCCCGCATGGGCCCGATCGTCCAACTGGTGATCGGGCTGGCCGTGGCTGTCGGCGCCACCGCGCTCGTCACGGGCCTGCGCAACCGCTCCGTGCTGAAGGCGGGCCTCGTGACCGTGGCCCTGGGCATGGTGGGCTACTACGCCACCTACGGCATCCTGTACGCGAACCCCAACGGCTGGATCATCGCCGGCCTCGCCGTCATCACCGTGCTCGTGGGCGTCCTCGTGGGCCGTCTGCTGGGCGGCTTCTCCCAGGGGTCGGCCGTCACGGTCTCCGTGGTGACGGCGCTCGTCATGGGCACCGCCATCATCGCCGAGCACATGATGAACTATTGGCCCGCCCTCCTGCGGGTGAAGTCGCGCCCCATCTCCACGATCGGCTCCGAGACCCCCAATCTGAAGGCGGACTTCTGGGTCCTGTTCCTCGACAAGGGCACGCAGCTGCTGCTGCCGACCATCCTGCTGACCATCATCTCGGTCGCCACGTACTCGCGGTACACCCGCTCCTCCATGCTGGAGGTCTCCCGCCAGGACTACATGCGCACCGCCCGGGCCAAGGGCCTCGGCGAGCGGCAGGTCATCCTGAAGCACGCCTTCCGCAACTCCCTGATCCCGATCACCACCATCATGGCGTTCGACTTCGCCGGCCTGATCGGCGGCGCGGTCATCACCGAGCGCGTGTTCGGCTGGAAGGGCATGGGCGAGCTGTTCGCCACCGGCCTGAACCAGGTGGACCCCGCGCCGGTGATGGCGTTCTTCCTGGTGACCGGCACCGCGGCCGTCCTCATGAACCTCGTGGCGGACATCCTCTATGCCGTCCTCGACCCCCGGATTCGAGTGTGA
- a CDS encoding ABC transporter permease yields MSSSALNTTSATDATTVVDLAEAEDIKLRENAGKSYSQGALVRKRFFRHKAAMVSLVVLILVTILAFTSIGFAGIPGWWDKSYTSAATIVNGGKPTLSLVPQFLGGEGLRWGEHPFGQESTGKDYFALVMRGTQQSMIIAAIVGLLSTVIGAAVGAISAYFGGWVDSVLMRLTDLIIVIPLLVLAAVLGQMASGLELGIIPLAVVLGLVSWTSLARLVRGEILSLREKEFVAAAVAMGAKPGRIIAKHLLPNTIGVIVVNATFAIAGAVLLETSLSYLGFGVTPPDSSLGLLISQYQNAFTTRPWLFWWPGMMILAIALSVNFLGDGLRDAFDPRQSGAHRRKRGFFSRRAAATEAGATTAGGLAAAPTARDAGLNDAPVDADGRPNQPHNTSGFGAGGGQGGL; encoded by the coding sequence GTGAGCTCCTCTGCACTGAACACCACGTCCGCCACGGACGCCACCACCGTCGTCGACCTCGCCGAGGCCGAGGACATCAAGCTCCGGGAGAACGCGGGCAAGTCCTACTCTCAGGGGGCGCTGGTCCGGAAGCGCTTCTTCCGGCACAAGGCGGCCATGGTCTCGTTGGTCGTGCTGATCCTCGTCACGATCCTGGCGTTCACCTCGATCGGCTTCGCCGGCATCCCGGGCTGGTGGGACAAGTCCTACACCTCGGCCGCCACCATCGTGAACGGGGGCAAGCCGACCCTCTCGCTCGTGCCGCAGTTCCTCGGCGGCGAGGGCCTGCGCTGGGGCGAGCACCCCTTCGGCCAGGAGTCCACGGGCAAGGACTACTTCGCGCTCGTCATGCGCGGCACGCAGCAGTCCATGATCATCGCGGCCATCGTGGGCCTGCTCTCCACCGTCATCGGTGCCGCCGTCGGCGCCATCTCCGCCTACTTCGGCGGGTGGGTGGACTCGGTGCTGATGCGCCTGACCGACCTGATCATCGTGATCCCGCTGCTGGTGCTGGCCGCCGTCCTGGGCCAGATGGCCTCGGGCCTCGAGCTGGGGATCATCCCGCTCGCCGTGGTGCTGGGCCTGGTCTCCTGGACCTCGCTGGCCCGCCTGGTGCGCGGTGAGATCCTCTCCCTGAGGGAGAAGGAGTTCGTGGCCGCGGCCGTGGCCATGGGCGCCAAGCCCGGGCGCATCATCGCCAAGCACCTGCTGCCGAACACCATCGGCGTGATCGTGGTCAACGCGACCTTCGCGATCGCGGGTGCCGTGCTCCTGGAGACCTCGCTCTCCTACCTGGGCTTCGGTGTGACGCCCCCGGACTCCTCCCTGGGCCTGCTGATCAGCCAGTACCAGAACGCGTTCACCACGCGTCCGTGGCTGTTCTGGTGGCCCGGCATGATGATCCTGGCGATCGCCCTGTCCGTGAACTTCCTCGGCGACGGCCTGCGCGACGCGTTCGACCCGCGCCAGTCCGGTGCCCACCGTCGCAAGCGCGGCTTCTTCAGCCGCCGTGCCGCCGCCACCGAGGCCGGCGCCACCACCGCGGGCGGCCTGGCCGCCGCGCCCACCGCCCGCGACGCGGGCTTGAACGACGCCCCGGTGGACGCGGACGGCCGCCCGAACCAGCCGCACAACACCAGCGGCTTCGGTGCCGGCGGCGGACAGGGAGGCCTGTGA
- a CDS encoding ABC transporter ATP-binding protein, with product MVENNAGSHAASTPAAEQGGLVPGPVTAPHPVTGPATSAIGVVQRHDDLGGDPILSFRDVDVRFATEFGSVHAVKGVTFDVKPGEVVALVGESGSGKSVTSSTAMGLLPPTADITGSVKLAGREVLTMTPGQLRGIRGDDVAMVFQEPMTALNPVLTVGDQLTEALQVHGLAYGTEAEKRAVELLTMVGIPDAASRLKQYPHQFSGGQRQRIVIAMAISCSPKVIIADEPTTALDVTVQAEILELLRSLKNKMNTGILLITHNMGVVADMADRVCVMLHGEMVETGPVHQVLQHPQHPYTQKLLAAVPRLGAVKEVAEPTPVTATQTTAKYAIEAEDLCIEYNHRGKRNRVVHDVSFSVAPGEILGLVGESGSGKSTIAKCVLGLLPVASGALRIYGDDLATMRGADQRAMRKRVGVVFQDPAASLDPRFPIGDVITEPMVVHGVGDRRSRLARAEELLDAVKLPRSVVNRYPHELSGGQRQRVSIARALTLDPEVLIADEPTSALDVSVQAAVLDMFAELQQRYEFACLFVSHDLAVVDMLAHKVLVLKDGRQVEQGPTGEVLHHPREEYTRRLLAAAPVPDPDLQAERRQERREFLASLGEAAY from the coding sequence ATGGTCGAGAACAACGCCGGCAGCCACGCCGCCTCCACCCCCGCGGCGGAGCAGGGCGGCCTCGTGCCGGGCCCGGTCACCGCGCCGCACCCGGTGACGGGGCCGGCCACCAGCGCGATCGGCGTGGTCCAGCGCCACGACGACCTCGGCGGCGATCCGATCCTGTCCTTCCGGGACGTGGACGTGCGCTTTGCCACCGAGTTCGGCTCGGTGCATGCGGTCAAGGGAGTCACGTTCGACGTCAAGCCCGGCGAGGTCGTCGCCCTGGTGGGCGAGTCCGGCTCGGGCAAGTCGGTCACCAGCTCCACGGCCATGGGCCTGCTGCCCCCCACGGCGGACATCACCGGTTCGGTGAAGCTCGCCGGCCGCGAGGTGCTCACCATGACCCCGGGCCAGCTGCGCGGAATCCGCGGCGACGACGTCGCCATGGTGTTCCAGGAGCCGATGACGGCGCTGAACCCGGTGCTGACGGTGGGCGACCAGCTCACCGAGGCGCTCCAGGTCCACGGCCTCGCCTACGGCACCGAGGCGGAGAAGCGCGCCGTCGAGCTGCTCACCATGGTGGGCATCCCCGACGCCGCGAGCCGCCTCAAGCAGTACCCGCACCAGTTCTCGGGCGGCCAGCGCCAGCGCATCGTGATCGCCATGGCCATCAGCTGCTCGCCCAAGGTGATCATCGCGGACGAGCCCACCACGGCGCTCGACGTCACGGTCCAGGCCGAGATCCTCGAGCTGCTCCGCTCCCTGAAGAACAAGATGAACACGGGCATCCTGCTCATCACGCACAACATGGGAGTGGTGGCGGACATGGCGGACCGCGTGTGCGTCATGCTCCACGGCGAGATGGTGGAGACCGGACCGGTGCACCAGGTGCTGCAGCACCCGCAGCACCCCTACACGCAGAAGCTGCTGGCGGCCGTGCCCCGCCTGGGCGCGGTCAAGGAGGTCGCCGAGCCGACGCCCGTGACGGCCACGCAGACCACGGCGAAGTACGCGATCGAGGCCGAGGACCTCTGCATCGAGTACAACCACCGCGGCAAGCGCAACCGTGTGGTGCACGACGTGAGCTTCTCGGTGGCCCCGGGCGAGATCCTGGGCCTTGTGGGCGAGTCCGGCTCGGGCAAGTCCACGATCGCCAAGTGCGTCCTCGGTCTGCTCCCGGTGGCCTCCGGCGCGCTGCGCATCTACGGCGACGACCTCGCCACGATGCGCGGGGCGGACCAGCGGGCGATGCGCAAGAGGGTGGGCGTGGTCTTCCAGGACCCGGCGGCCTCCCTCGACCCGCGCTTCCCCATCGGCGACGTCATCACCGAGCCGATGGTCGTGCACGGCGTGGGGGACCGGCGGTCCCGCCTGGCCCGCGCCGAGGAGCTGCTGGACGCGGTGAAGCTGCCGCGCTCGGTGGTCAACCGCTACCCGCACGAGCTCTCCGGCGGCCAGCGTCAGCGCGTGTCCATCGCGCGTGCGCTGACCCTCGACCCGGAGGTCCTGATCGCCGACGAGCCCACCTCGGCGCTCGACGTGTCCGTGCAGGCCGCCGTGCTCGACATGTTCGCCGAGCTCCAGCAGCGCTATGAGTTCGCGTGCCTCTTCGTGTCCCACGACCTCGCGGTGGTGGACATGCTGGCGCACAAGGTGCTCGTCCTCAAGGACGGCCGTCAGGTGGAGCAGGGACCGACCGGGGAGGTGCTCCACCATCCCCGGGAGGAGTACACCCGCCGGCTCCTGGCCGCGGCTCCCGTGCCGGACCCGGATCTGCAGGCCGAGCGCCGTCAGGAGCGTCGCGAGTTCCTCGCCTCGCTCGGCGAGGCCGCCTACTGA